The Arcanobacterium pinnipediorum genome includes the window ATCGCCGATTGTAACATCCCATGTCTTACCATTTTCTGGAGATCTACTTGCGCTATACGCCCAGTCATATGTGGCCAATAATCTAGATAAACCATGTTCAACACTACTTGCTTTCATCGAGATCGCACTATGGAGCTCTCTTGGATCATCAAAAATTCTGATCTCATATTCTCCAGTATCATCTGGGCATGGTTCAACAATGCCCTTATCGATAATTGATCGGACCCACTTAATAACTTGCACCGGCGCATCCATGCGCATTTGATTTTTTAAATGAATAACCGTGGAAGTATTACGTTTAAGCCATTCTCCGTACACTGAATCTGCATATTGGTTAAAAGCCAAAATCTGTTTTTCATCATATACTGCAATGACAACACGTGCACGTTCCAGCAAGTCAGCAAGCTGATTTTTACCTTGATAGCTCATTTTACCTTGGGTCAACAATAGATGAGCTTCATCAACCAATATCACATCTGCTTTGTCGCTAACACTACGCTTGTTAATAAAGATCGTGGGTTTGGTTACTGTAATATTACTCCCCGAGTTCAAACCCAGTTTTTCAGCGATTTGCTGATATACCAGCAATTGTTCATCATGGTTGACAAGCATAATAACTTCAGCATCGGAAGGATTTACGATCGAGCCGAGAACAGTTTCTTGGCTATCTGTCCGGAACTGCGACAACTCGTAGAATAAGTTACTAAGTAAAACAGTTTTACCCGAACCAGCTTCTCCAGAAACAAGTATCAACTGCCCCGTCTTATCATTATGGAGAGCTTGGATCGCCGAATCATATATTTTACGTTTAGCATCAACCTGTTCATCTGTCAGTTTATGAAACGGCGAAGCCTTGAACATAGCCGAATCTCTAATTACTCTCTCAATTGGGAAAAGAGCACTGTTTTGTTTACGTAATTCTCTCCAAATCTGATGGAAAATTTCGTCAAATTGCTCCTGCGTATAGTACTGGCGTTGTGGATTCGATCGACCGTTGTAAAGTCGCTGAATCTGCGGAGCGCCAAGAAGCCATGACATTAATCTATTTTCGACATCTAGTGTCAACGATTTATTGAATAGCGTATTTCCAATTACATGCAATGTCGCATCTGCTTTTTTAACTTCTGAATGCCAGTTATCCAATGCATATTGGTTAGGATCTAAATGCTGTTTTGTTCGGCTTTGTATATCGTTCGTCTCCCCGATATACACACTAAATTTTCCTGCCTTTTCATGCTCGATGACGTAAACTGCAGGATAATCGAATAAATATTTTTCGAGACTTTCCTTCAAATCACTACTATCGATTTGTGCATGAATATTCTCAATAGCTTCATCTGTGAACGGAACAGATTGTATGTATGTTCGTGGTCTCA containing:
- a CDS encoding DUF2075 domain-containing protein, yielding MILAPLQQLLMGRRMRPRTYIQSVPFTDEAIENIHAQIDSSDLKESLEKYLFDYPAVYVIEHEKAGKFSVYIGETNDIQSRTKQHLDPNQYALDNWHSEVKKADATLHVIGNTLFNKSLTLDVENRLMSWLLGAPQIQRLYNGRSNPQRQYYTQEQFDEIFHQIWRELRKQNSALFPIERVIRDSAMFKASPFHKLTDEQVDAKRKIYDSAIQALHNDKTGQLILVSGEAGSGKTVLLSNLFYELSQFRTDSQETVLGSIVNPSDAEVIMLVNHDEQLLVYQQIAEKLGLNSGSNITVTKPTIFINKRSVSDKADVILVDEAHLLLTQGKMSYQGKNQLADLLERARVVIAVYDEKQILAFNQYADSVYGEWLKRNTSTVIHLKNQMRMDAPVQVIKWVRSIIDKGIVEPCPDDTGEYEIRIFDDPRELHSAISMKASSVEHGLSRLLATYDWAYSASRSPENGKTWDVTIGDWSLPWNREIKRTSKSAESRELRKRNKGLSWAEQEQTINEVGSIFTIQGFDLNYAGVIIGESVKYRDGHIIFDETSSCNTNAKKRRTMSDNSKRSVAEELLRNELNVLLTRGVNGLYIYAVDKELRRALQNATSSSNKE